In the genome of Ancylomarina subtilis, one region contains:
- the tnpA gene encoding IS200/IS605 family transposase, with the protein MGQSLVKNYMHIVFSTKQREELIHPPYKEKIHAYLGGICKQQNCQPLIIGGYKDHIHILCRLSQNIKLAKLIEQVKSHSSRWIKTLDPSLSNFYWQDGYGAFSVNPHEIDVVVQYIKNQDQHHRTKDFKNEYKAFLDKHKMDHDERYVWD; encoded by the coding sequence ATGGGACAGTCATTGGTAAAGAATTATATGCATATTGTATTTAGTACAAAGCAGCGAGAAGAATTAATTCATCCTCCTTACAAAGAAAAGATTCATGCTTATTTGGGAGGTATATGTAAGCAACAAAATTGTCAACCCTTGATTATTGGAGGCTATAAGGATCACATTCACATCTTATGTCGACTTTCTCAGAACATTAAATTGGCGAAATTAATTGAACAGGTTAAGTCACATTCTTCCAGGTGGATCAAGACTCTGGATCCTAGTCTTTCAAACTTTTATTGGCAAGATGGCTATGGAGCCTTTTCGGTTAATCCCCATGAGATTGATGTGGTCGTTCAATATATTAAAAATCAAGACCAACATCATCGAACAAAAGATTTTAAAAATGAATATAAAGCATTTTTAGATAAACATAAGATGGACCATGATGAGCGATATGTTTGGGATTAG
- a CDS encoding PAS domain-containing sensor histidine kinase: MKPQSKSNKSVVDILAKTNIDSSVIHLIEEKHRKIKEDLEQERQLYFDLANSQPTGVYRLRIPKANSVDESKFFSISDAPYIIEFANTRFCDILNVNLKEFLKSPGIINDFIFDSDREDFIQKNIEANRSLNPFIWEGRLFVRNKIIWVHFESVPRLLPNGDVVWTGVLFDITKRKKKQQEIQEKNKQLYILNAQKDKFFSIIAHDLKSPFNAIVGFSKILIEEIKSKNIEGIEKYAEIVLDSSNLAFDLLTNLMDWARSQTGRMVYEPTAVDFHELAKETVSVFTCIAKGKNIKINMDFDSKLPVCADYAMISTVLRNLISNAIKFTRNGGSVSIKAEQLAHHLKVVVSDTGVGISEAVISKLFRIDEKYSTSGTEDELGTGLGLILCKDFVEKHGGQIWVESLKDVGSSFIFTINNSRP; encoded by the coding sequence ATGAAACCCCAATCAAAATCCAATAAGAGTGTAGTTGATATATTGGCCAAAACCAATATTGATTCGTCTGTGATTCATTTGATTGAAGAGAAACATCGTAAAATTAAGGAAGATCTCGAACAGGAGCGTCAGTTGTATTTCGACTTGGCTAATTCTCAACCCACGGGTGTTTACCGTTTACGTATCCCCAAAGCTAATAGTGTTGATGAATCTAAGTTTTTTAGTATAAGTGATGCCCCTTATATTATCGAGTTTGCCAATACGCGATTCTGTGATATTTTGAATGTTAATCTGAAAGAATTTCTGAAAAGCCCCGGTATAATAAACGATTTCATATTTGATTCTGACAGGGAAGACTTTATTCAGAAGAATATTGAAGCAAACCGTAGCCTCAACCCATTTATCTGGGAGGGTCGTTTGTTTGTGCGTAACAAGATTATTTGGGTTCACTTTGAGTCTGTTCCCAGACTATTGCCCAATGGCGATGTGGTTTGGACAGGGGTTCTTTTCGATATTACAAAGCGTAAAAAGAAGCAGCAAGAGATTCAGGAGAAAAATAAGCAATTGTATATTTTAAATGCACAGAAGGATAAATTCTTTTCAATAATAGCTCATGATTTAAAAAGCCCCTTTAATGCAATAGTGGGTTTTAGTAAGATCTTAATTGAAGAAATAAAGTCTAAGAATATTGAGGGCATAGAAAAATACGCTGAGATTGTTTTGGATTCCTCCAATTTAGCATTCGATTTATTAACCAATTTAATGGATTGGGCTCGATCTCAAACCGGGCGAATGGTTTATGAACCAACAGCCGTTGATTTTCACGAATTGGCTAAGGAAACAGTTTCGGTTTTTACCTGTATCGCCAAAGGTAAGAATATCAAAATAAATATGGATTTTGATTCGAAACTGCCGGTTTGTGCTGATTATGCCATGATTTCGACTGTTTTAAGAAATCTGATCTCAAACGCTATTAAATTTACCCGTAATGGAGGCTCTGTGAGCATAAAAGCCGAACAACTCGCACATCATCTTAAAGTTGTTGTTAGCGATACAGGGGTGGGTATCTCTGAAGCCGTCATATCCAAACTCTTTAGAATAGATGAAAAATATTCGACTTCAGGGACAGAAGATGAGCTGGGAACAGGTTTGGGTTTAATCCTATGCAAAGACTTTGTTGAGAAGCATGGTGGGCAGATCTGGGTCGAAAGTTTAAAAGATGTTGGGTCCAGTTTTATTTTTACGATAAATAATTCAAGACCTTAA
- the hrpB gene encoding ATP-dependent helicase HrpB, whose product MTFDPFSIDLPVKEIISETREHLAKKNTLIISAPPGAGKSTLLPLALMEESWLKGQKILMLEPRRLAAKSIAMRMASLLGEEVGQRIGYRIRFEKRVSKSTRIEVLTEGILSRMLQSDNALEGVGLVIFDEIHERSLHADLALALCRESQDVLRDDLRIMLMSATINSTELSDRLNAEVIESKGRQYPVDLIYTDASDVRLLPEITANTVVRAVKEQSGDTLVFLPGEGEIRKCEALLKAQLSGFMIHPLFGMLAGNQQQAAIMPDKQGRRKIVLATAIAETSLTIEGIKTVVDCGFSRVSRFDPKTGLSRLETIEISKDSADQRAGRAGRLGPGVCYRMWPLATQNRLKKHRIPEILEADLSTLVLEMAAWGVDDIQGLTWLSAPPLAAVAQASESLHELEALENDRITRHGRQIQKLPCHPRIAHMLLKAKEEDLLPLATDLAALLEERDPLPRETGIDINLRIEALRRHRKGDRTLKSLNKIEKIAASYRQLFDIKAENGPVDPYETGVILVQAYPERIAHASPGTNARFMMANGKQAMASHKDDLAYEPWLAIAHVDDRERGGKIFMASALNPQDLAPLVKDRENMVWDTRKGGLIASKELRIGRIVLQSKPLRNPDGERLVAVISKAIEKEGSTLLNFSPEFTQWQNRVLSLRKWQPEANWPDVSTASLLKSNMDWLSPYLSNIRKPEDLAKIDLEEVLQNHLPWEKQTELNALAPKHLIVPSGSKIRLQYQANGEAPILAVRIQEVFGLAENPRVNQGQVSVLMHLLSPASRPIQITSDLPNFWENTYFEVRKELRIRYAKHYWPENPYEAEAIRGVKRKS is encoded by the coding sequence TTGACTTTCGATCCTTTCAGTATAGATTTACCCGTAAAAGAAATTATCTCAGAAACCAGAGAACATCTGGCGAAGAAGAATACACTCATTATTTCAGCCCCTCCGGGAGCAGGGAAGAGTACCTTGTTGCCTTTGGCTTTAATGGAAGAAAGCTGGCTAAAAGGGCAGAAGATTCTAATGTTGGAGCCCCGTCGTTTGGCTGCTAAGAGTATTGCTATGCGTATGGCTTCTCTTTTGGGAGAGGAAGTAGGGCAACGTATTGGTTACCGTATTCGTTTTGAAAAGCGGGTTTCAAAGTCGACGCGAATTGAGGTGTTGACCGAAGGAATTCTCTCTCGAATGTTACAGTCTGATAATGCTCTTGAAGGGGTTGGATTGGTTATTTTTGATGAGATACACGAACGAAGTCTGCATGCCGATCTGGCCTTGGCTTTGTGTCGGGAAAGTCAGGATGTTTTGCGTGATGATTTGCGCATTATGCTTATGTCTGCTACGATTAATAGCACTGAATTAAGTGATCGTCTGAATGCTGAGGTGATTGAAAGTAAGGGACGACAGTACCCTGTCGATTTGATTTATACTGATGCCAGTGATGTGAGACTTCTTCCAGAGATAACAGCGAATACGGTGGTAAGGGCAGTCAAGGAACAATCCGGCGATACGCTTGTCTTTTTACCTGGCGAGGGGGAGATCCGAAAATGTGAAGCCTTGCTGAAGGCACAACTTTCCGGTTTCATGATCCATCCCTTATTTGGTATGTTGGCCGGTAATCAGCAGCAGGCTGCTATTATGCCCGACAAGCAGGGGAGACGAAAAATTGTATTGGCAACAGCTATTGCTGAAACCAGTTTGACCATAGAGGGGATTAAAACGGTTGTTGATTGTGGCTTTAGTCGGGTGTCCCGATTCGACCCCAAGACAGGATTGTCCCGTTTGGAAACCATAGAAATCTCAAAAGACTCAGCTGATCAGCGGGCAGGACGTGCCGGGAGATTGGGGCCTGGCGTTTGTTACCGCATGTGGCCATTAGCAACGCAGAATCGATTAAAAAAACATCGAATCCCGGAAATTTTGGAAGCCGACCTCAGCACCTTGGTTTTGGAGATGGCGGCTTGGGGCGTGGATGATATTCAGGGGCTCACATGGTTAAGTGCACCACCTCTTGCAGCTGTGGCACAGGCTAGTGAAAGTTTGCATGAGCTGGAGGCTTTGGAGAACGATCGCATTACCAGGCACGGTCGTCAGATTCAGAAATTGCCATGTCATCCGCGAATTGCGCACATGCTGCTCAAGGCTAAAGAGGAAGATTTGTTGCCACTGGCTACCGATTTGGCTGCTCTTTTGGAAGAACGAGACCCTTTGCCTCGTGAAACGGGTATTGATATCAATTTGAGAATAGAGGCTCTGCGTCGTCATCGCAAGGGAGATAGAACATTAAAATCGCTGAATAAGATTGAGAAAATCGCAGCTTCCTACCGACAGCTTTTTGATATAAAAGCAGAGAATGGTCCAGTAGATCCCTATGAAACAGGTGTGATTTTGGTGCAGGCTTATCCGGAACGGATTGCTCATGCCAGTCCGGGAACCAATGCCCGTTTTATGATGGCAAATGGTAAGCAGGCCATGGCCAGTCACAAGGATGATTTGGCTTACGAGCCCTGGTTGGCTATCGCTCATGTGGATGATCGTGAGCGTGGCGGTAAGATCTTTATGGCTTCGGCTCTTAACCCGCAGGATTTGGCACCCTTGGTTAAGGATCGGGAGAATATGGTTTGGGATACACGTAAAGGAGGACTGATTGCAAGCAAGGAGCTGAGAATTGGGCGTATTGTTTTGCAATCGAAGCCACTTCGGAATCCGGATGGGGAGCGGCTTGTGGCGGTTATATCAAAAGCGATTGAAAAAGAGGGAAGCACATTATTGAACTTCAGTCCTGAGTTTACGCAATGGCAGAATCGGGTATTGAGTCTACGAAAATGGCAGCCTGAAGCCAATTGGCCCGATGTGAGTACAGCCAGTTTGTTGAAGAGCAATATGGATTGGTTAAGCCCTTATTTATCTAATATTCGAAAGCCCGAAGATTTGGCAAAGATCGATTTGGAGGAAGTCTTGCAAAACCATCTGCCTTGGGAAAAACAAACAGAATTGAATGCACTTGCACCTAAGCATTTGATTGTTCCCAGTGGTTCGAAAATTCGTCTGCAATACCAAGCCAATGGGGAGGCGCCTATTTTGGCCGTGCGTATTCAGGAGGTGTTTGGTTTGGCAGAAAATCCCAGGGTGAATCAGGGACAAGTGTCGGTATTGATGCATTTGTTATCGCCGGCATCACGACCTATTCAGATTACTTCAGACCTACCCAACTTTTGGGAGAATACCTATTTCGAAGTGCGTAAGGAATTGCGTATTCGCTATGCCAAGCATTACTGGCCTGAAAATCCTTATGAGGCTGAGGCAATAAGAGGGGTAAAAAGGAAGTCTTAG